One part of the Solea solea chromosome 1, fSolSol10.1, whole genome shotgun sequence genome encodes these proteins:
- the LOC131464070 gene encoding SH3-containing GRB2-like protein 3-interacting protein 1 isoform X2, translating to MMQGLKNRTRKALGLRKKDKDADAASSPDKEGTGSGKKGSKKANGAPNGFYGEIDWDRYASPDVDEEGFSLRPGDEGDVASKGKHFFSSSDSEDDEDSKKKFKIKIKPLVPDSAKCVPPTMDELKASVGGLALSPSLKRSPRRSPGQIKRNLSCEEIVRPRRSTPTPSPVPEMPSDRLTQNVPAFFGQPSETKYARYDVVPTDIWGESRSRSESPLSRSFPMGAPPPLPPKNIPSRSHYGYSSDSAADLPNGRGARSSAPIYLNVLSPASYRGSPGPDLDDVFGPFDSPRASEETMSPRWVVFTEDRPPPPDEPAPPPPPDSPPPDTPSSTPSTPCLSPGPPPNEPPPSPPPFSPGSPPPFTPPDSPPSILLGPPPPDEPAPPLPPNFSSSNSSPVCLDEEAIDEEVLRFAGYSSCPVPISPVPPLPAERRSPRTGITSPLVLGGAGGRRTPDSGYLRDDIPDFVGSPRELTPSFRGTPPPLPPTTYRSIMSSPGPHSGSSPSSPARPATPQSRGSPVPPPPPPRPSSRPKLPPGKPITDLTADSQFVYCLQTRPFSPPVSGSPPPFAPLARAESSSSISSITSQSAASTPTLGRDLTMSTAEASQPLVWFDHGRFYLAFEGCSRGPSPLTMGPQDTLPVAAAFTETINAYFKGADPSKCVVKVTGEMVLSFPAGITRHFASQPSQPILTFSISSYERLEQVLPNPQLLCCDSTADSVETKEFWVNMPNLMSHLKRVAEQKPQATYYNVDMIKYQVSAEGIQSTPLNLAVSWRGDAASTDLRIDYKYNTEAMAAPVPLHNIQFLVPVDGGAAKLQAMIPPATWNPEQQTIQWKISSLSHRSENGGALLGRFQTTQGPCKPSQLAVQFTSEGSTLSGCDIQLVGTGYRLSLVKKRFASGKYLADN from the exons ATGATGCAAG gaCTCAAAAACCGAACCAGGAAAGCTCTGGGTTTACGAAAGAAAGACAAGGATGCAGACGCAGC GAGCTCGCCTGACAAAGAAGGGACTGGAAGTGGAAAGAAAGGAAgt aaaaAGGCCAATGGGGCACCCAATGGTTTCTATGGGGAGATTGACTGGGACAGATAT GCCTCTCCTGACGTGGATGAGGAGGGATTCAGCTTGCGGCCTGGTGACGAAGGCGATG TTGCTTCCAAAGGTAAGCACTTTTTCTCCTCCAGCGACTCAGAAGACGACGAGGACAGCAAGAAAAAGTTCAAAATTAAGATCAAGCCGCTTGTGCCGGACAGTGCCAAGTGTGTCCCTCCGACTATGGACGAGCTAAAAGCCTCAGTGGGAGGTTTGGCACTCTCGCCGTCTCTG AAGAGAAGTCCG AGACGCAGCCCG GGGCAGATAAAAAGAAATTTGTCCT GTGAGGAGATTGTCAGACCAAGACGCTCCACGCCAACTCCAAGTCCTGTCCCTGAGATGCCAAG TGACCGGCTAACACAGAACGTTCCCGCCTTTTTTGGCCAGCCTTCAGAGACCAAATATGCCAGATATGATG TGGTTCCTACGGATATCTGGGGAGAATCAAGATCACGGTCAGAATCACCGCTCAGTAGAAGTTTTCCAATGGGAG CTCCTCCTCCGCTTCCTCCAAAAAACATTCCATCAAGAAGTCATTATGGATACTCTTCAGACTCTGCAG CTGATCTACCCAACGGAAGAGGAGCTCGCAGTTCAGCCCCGATCTACCTGAACGTCCTGTCCCCCGCCTCCTACCGTGGCTCCCCGGGCCCCGACCTTGACGACGTGTTTGGCCCCTTTGACAGTCCTCGCGCCAGCGAAGAGACAATGTCACCCAGATGGGTCGTTTTCACTGAGGACAGACCTCCACCACCTGATGAACCTgctcccccaccaccaccgGACTCTCCTCCACCAGACACACCTTCGTCGACTCCCTCAACCCCCTGCCTTTCTCCTGGTCCACCGCCGAATGAGCCCCCACCTTCGCCTCCACCTTTTTCACCCgggtctcctcctccttttacaCCGCCAGACTCACCCCCCTCCATTCTGCTCGGACCTCCTCCTCCGGATGAGCCAGCCCCTCCACTGCCTCCCAACTTCTCTTCCTCTAATTCGTCTCCAGTTTGCCTCGACGAGGAGGCGATCGACGAGGAGGTGCTGCGGTTTGCAGGATACTCTTCCTGTCCTGTCCCCATCAGCCCGGTGCCCCCTCTACCAGCGGAGCGGAGATCTCCTCGGACAGGAATTACTTCTCCCCTGGTCCTGGggggagcaggaggaagaagaaccCCAGACAGTGGATACCTGAGAGATGATATCCCAGACTTTGTGGGCTCACCTAGAGAGCTGACACCAAGCTTCAGGGGAAcgccacctcctcttcctccaaccACCTACAGATCTATTATGTCTTCTCCTGGGCCCCACTCAGGCAGCA GCCCCTCGTCTCCAGCTCGTCCTGCCACGCCTCAGTCTCGAGGCAGCCCGgtccctccacctcctccacctcgaCCATCCTCGCGACCAAAACTGCCCCCGGGGAAGCCAATCACAGACCTG ACAGCAGATTCACAGTTTGTGTACTGTCTCCAGACTCGACCCTTCAGTCCACCGGTTTCAGGCAGCCCCCCGCCGTTCGCCCCCCTGGCCCGGGCAGAGAGctcttcctccatttcctccatTACCTCGCAAAGTGCAGCATCTACTCCAACCTTAGGGAGGGACCTCACCATGTCCACTGCAG aggcGTCACAGCCTCTGGTATGGTTTGACCATGGCAGGTTTTATTTAGCTTTTGAAG GATGCTCTAGAGGACCCAGTCCACTCACCATGGGACCTCAGGACACTCTGCCTGTGGCAGCTGCCTTCACAGAAACCATCAATGCCTACTTCAAAGGCGCTGATCCCAGCAA ATGTGTTGTGAAGGTCACTGGGGAGATGGTGCTATCTTTTCCTGCGGGCATCACCAGGCACTTTGCAAGCCAACCGTCCCAACCCATCCTCACCTTTAGCATTAGCAGCTATGAGCGACTGGAGCAGGTCCTTCCTAACCCACAGCTGCTCTGCtg TGATTCCACAGCAGACAGTGTAGAAACTAAGGAGTTCTGGGTAAATATGCCAAACTTGATGAGTCATTTGAAGAGAGTGGCTGAACAGAAGCCTCAGGCAACATACTACAACGTGGATATGATCAAATATCAG gtgtccGCAGAGGGGATCCAGTCCACTCCTCTGAACCTAGCAGTCAGCTGGCGAGGCGATGCCGCCAGCACAGACCTTAGAATAGATTACAAGTACAACACTGAGGCCATGGCTGCCCCTGTCCCACTACACAACATCCAATTCCTGGTACCTGTGGATGGAGGCGCCGCCAAACTCCAGGCCATGATCCCACCTGCCACCTG GAATCCAGAGCAGCAGACGATACAGTGGAAGATCTCCAGTCTCTCTCATAGATCTGAAAATGGAG GAGCTCTCCTGGGCCGGTTTCAGACGACACAGGGTCCATGTAAACCCTCACAGCTGGCTGTCCAGTTCACCAGTGAGGGAAGCACTCTGTCAGGCTGTGACATCCAGCTGGTCGGCACTGGCTACCGGCTATCGCTGGTCAAGAAGAGATTTGCTTCAG GGAAATATTTGGCGGACAATTGA
- the LOC131464070 gene encoding SH3-containing GRB2-like protein 3-interacting protein 1 isoform X6 has translation MPSDRLTQNVPAFFGQPSETKYARYDVVPTDIWGESRSRSESPLSRSFPMGAPPPLPPKNIPSRSHYGYSSDSAADLPNGRGARSSAPIYLNVLSPASYRGSPGPDLDDVFGPFDSPRASEETMSPRWVVFTEDRPPPPDEPAPPPPPDSPPPDTPSSTPSTPCLSPGPPPNEPPPSPPPFSPGSPPPFTPPDSPPSILLGPPPPDEPAPPLPPNFSSSNSSPVCLDEEAIDEEVLRFAGYSSCPVPISPVPPLPAERRSPRTGITSPLVLGGAGGRRTPDSGYLRDDIPDFVGSPRELTPSFRGTPPPLPPTTYRSIMSSPGPHSGSSPSSPARPATPQSRGSPVPPPPPPRPSSRPKLPPGKPITDLTADSQFVYCLQTRPFSPPVSGSPPPFAPLARAESSSSISSITSQSAASTPTLGRDLTMSTAEASQPLVWFDHGRFYLAFEGCSRGPSPLTMGPQDTLPVAAAFTETINAYFKGADPSKCVVKVTGEMVLSFPAGITRHFASQPSQPILTFSISSYERLEQVLPNPQLLCCDSTADSVETKEFWVNMPNLMSHLKRVAEQKPQATYYNVDMIKYQVSAEGIQSTPLNLAVSWRGDAASTDLRIDYKYNTEAMAAPVPLHNIQFLVPVDGGAAKLQAMIPPATWNPEQQTIQWKISSLSHRSENGGVGALLGRFQTTQGPCKPSQLAVQFTSEGSTLSGCDIQLVGTGYRLSLVKKRFASGKYLADN, from the exons ATGCCAAG TGACCGGCTAACACAGAACGTTCCCGCCTTTTTTGGCCAGCCTTCAGAGACCAAATATGCCAGATATGATG TGGTTCCTACGGATATCTGGGGAGAATCAAGATCACGGTCAGAATCACCGCTCAGTAGAAGTTTTCCAATGGGAG CTCCTCCTCCGCTTCCTCCAAAAAACATTCCATCAAGAAGTCATTATGGATACTCTTCAGACTCTGCAG CTGATCTACCCAACGGAAGAGGAGCTCGCAGTTCAGCCCCGATCTACCTGAACGTCCTGTCCCCCGCCTCCTACCGTGGCTCCCCGGGCCCCGACCTTGACGACGTGTTTGGCCCCTTTGACAGTCCTCGCGCCAGCGAAGAGACAATGTCACCCAGATGGGTCGTTTTCACTGAGGACAGACCTCCACCACCTGATGAACCTgctcccccaccaccaccgGACTCTCCTCCACCAGACACACCTTCGTCGACTCCCTCAACCCCCTGCCTTTCTCCTGGTCCACCGCCGAATGAGCCCCCACCTTCGCCTCCACCTTTTTCACCCgggtctcctcctccttttacaCCGCCAGACTCACCCCCCTCCATTCTGCTCGGACCTCCTCCTCCGGATGAGCCAGCCCCTCCACTGCCTCCCAACTTCTCTTCCTCTAATTCGTCTCCAGTTTGCCTCGACGAGGAGGCGATCGACGAGGAGGTGCTGCGGTTTGCAGGATACTCTTCCTGTCCTGTCCCCATCAGCCCGGTGCCCCCTCTACCAGCGGAGCGGAGATCTCCTCGGACAGGAATTACTTCTCCCCTGGTCCTGGggggagcaggaggaagaagaaccCCAGACAGTGGATACCTGAGAGATGATATCCCAGACTTTGTGGGCTCACCTAGAGAGCTGACACCAAGCTTCAGGGGAAcgccacctcctcttcctccaaccACCTACAGATCTATTATGTCTTCTCCTGGGCCCCACTCAGGCAGCA GCCCCTCGTCTCCAGCTCGTCCTGCCACGCCTCAGTCTCGAGGCAGCCCGgtccctccacctcctccacctcgaCCATCCTCGCGACCAAAACTGCCCCCGGGGAAGCCAATCACAGACCTG ACAGCAGATTCACAGTTTGTGTACTGTCTCCAGACTCGACCCTTCAGTCCACCGGTTTCAGGCAGCCCCCCGCCGTTCGCCCCCCTGGCCCGGGCAGAGAGctcttcctccatttcctccatTACCTCGCAAAGTGCAGCATCTACTCCAACCTTAGGGAGGGACCTCACCATGTCCACTGCAG aggcGTCACAGCCTCTGGTATGGTTTGACCATGGCAGGTTTTATTTAGCTTTTGAAG GATGCTCTAGAGGACCCAGTCCACTCACCATGGGACCTCAGGACACTCTGCCTGTGGCAGCTGCCTTCACAGAAACCATCAATGCCTACTTCAAAGGCGCTGATCCCAGCAA ATGTGTTGTGAAGGTCACTGGGGAGATGGTGCTATCTTTTCCTGCGGGCATCACCAGGCACTTTGCAAGCCAACCGTCCCAACCCATCCTCACCTTTAGCATTAGCAGCTATGAGCGACTGGAGCAGGTCCTTCCTAACCCACAGCTGCTCTGCtg TGATTCCACAGCAGACAGTGTAGAAACTAAGGAGTTCTGGGTAAATATGCCAAACTTGATGAGTCATTTGAAGAGAGTGGCTGAACAGAAGCCTCAGGCAACATACTACAACGTGGATATGATCAAATATCAG gtgtccGCAGAGGGGATCCAGTCCACTCCTCTGAACCTAGCAGTCAGCTGGCGAGGCGATGCCGCCAGCACAGACCTTAGAATAGATTACAAGTACAACACTGAGGCCATGGCTGCCCCTGTCCCACTACACAACATCCAATTCCTGGTACCTGTGGATGGAGGCGCCGCCAAACTCCAGGCCATGATCCCACCTGCCACCTG GAATCCAGAGCAGCAGACGATACAGTGGAAGATCTCCAGTCTCTCTCATAGATCTGAAAATGGAG GAGTAGGAGCTCTCCTGGGCCGGTTTCAGACGACACAGGGTCCATGTAAACCCTCACAGCTGGCTGTCCAGTTCACCAGTGAGGGAAGCACTCTGTCAGGCTGTGACATCCAGCTGGTCGGCACTGGCTACCGGCTATCGCTGGTCAAGAAGAGATTTGCTTCAG GGAAATATTTGGCGGACAATTGA